The proteins below are encoded in one region of Pongo pygmaeus isolate AG05252 chromosome 20, NHGRI_mPonPyg2-v2.0_pri, whole genome shotgun sequence:
- the LHB gene encoding lutropin subunit beta isoform X2: MEMLQGLLLLMLLSMGRTWASKEPLRPRCRPINATLAVEKEGCPVCVTVNTTICAGYCPTMTRVLQSVLPPLPQVVCTYRDVRFESIWLPGCPRGVDPVVSYAVALSCHCGLCRRSTSDCGGPKDHPLTCDHPQLPGLLFL, translated from the exons ATGGAGATGCTCCAG GGGCTGCTGCTGTTGATGCTGCTGAGCATGGGCAGGACATGGGCATCCAAGGAGCCGCTTCGGCCACGGTGCCGCCCCATCAATGCCACCCTGGCTGTCGAGAAGGAGGGCTGCCCCGTGTGCGTCACCGTCAACACCACCATCTGTGCCGGCTACTGCCCCACCATG ACGCGCGTGCTGCAGTCGGTCCTGCCGCCCCTGCCTCAGGTGGTATGCACCTACCGCGACGTGCGCTTCGAGTCTATCTGGCTCCCTGGCTGCCCGCGTGGTGTGGACCCCGTGGTCTCCTACGCCGTGGCTCTCAGCTGTCACTGTGGACTCTGCCGCCGCAGCACCTCTGACTGTGGGGGTCCCAAGGACCACCCCTTGACCTGTGACCACCCCCAACTCCCAGGCCTCCTCTTCCTCTAA
- the LHB gene encoding lutropin subunit beta isoform X1, translated as MGRPGLRAAVSDPGEAVSLSQGLLLLMLLSMGRTWASKEPLRPRCRPINATLAVEKEGCPVCVTVNTTICAGYCPTMTRVLQSVLPPLPQVVCTYRDVRFESIWLPGCPRGVDPVVSYAVALSCHCGLCRRSTSDCGGPKDHPLTCDHPQLPGLLFL; from the exons ATGGGAAGGCCAGGGCTCAGGGCTGCAGTCTCAGACCCGGGTGAAGCAGTGTCCTTGTCCCAGGGGCTGCTGCTGTTGATGCTGCTGAGCATGGGCAGGACATGGGCATCCAAGGAGCCGCTTCGGCCACGGTGCCGCCCCATCAATGCCACCCTGGCTGTCGAGAAGGAGGGCTGCCCCGTGTGCGTCACCGTCAACACCACCATCTGTGCCGGCTACTGCCCCACCATG ACGCGCGTGCTGCAGTCGGTCCTGCCGCCCCTGCCTCAGGTGGTATGCACCTACCGCGACGTGCGCTTCGAGTCTATCTGGCTCCCTGGCTGCCCGCGTGGTGTGGACCCCGTGGTCTCCTACGCCGTGGCTCTCAGCTGTCACTGTGGACTCTGCCGCCGCAGCACCTCTGACTGTGGGGGTCCCAAGGACCACCCCTTGACCTGTGACCACCCCCAACTCCCAGGCCTCCTCTTCCTCTAA
- the LOC129020236 gene encoding stabilizer of axonemal microtubules 3 isoform X2, whose amino-acid sequence MASGTLALCCGPACCRISATEVPGSRPSWHLTSSYVAHRIIPPIPFTPPTVQSTVADPLPPTAKQDSRIWAFDEVLSRWETTSGSAYVPKTHGWPCAQPRAPEPADPTRTVGIKDSGEKLRHRGWCLPLTTKYQSSETRAQYTGSPSGDPRAPEYFGPQPPQLADHHRGGPSQNPALSGRPFTVSDRGVLDRRQLYLTTSARDFRFYPKTELSGYPRKDSLTYWSFEGTPQVWGHGPQRPPRPPRVRVPRVSPVTSAMPHRGALSLAQESYIPLLHPLRRLDRFCPLEAPWGGPHWKPLRGIHSVPKAYSTENFSYGSSKPALV is encoded by the exons ATGGCCAGTGGCACCCTGGCTCTGTGCTGTGGCCCCGCTTGCTGTCGTATCTCTGCAACCGAGGTACCTGGATCCAGGCCCAGCTGGCATCTCACCAGCAGCTACGTTGCCCACCGCATTATCCCACCCATACCCTTCACCCCGCCCACGGTGCAG TCCACGGTCGCGGACCCTCTACCTCCGACTGCAAAGCAGGATTCTCGCATCTGGGCTTTCGACGAGGTCCTCAGCAGATGGGAGACAACCTCTGGCTCGGCCTACGTGCCCAAGACCCATGGCTGgccctgcgcccagcccagagccCCAGAGCCTGCAGACCCCACGCGGACTGTGGGGATCAAGGATTCAGGAGAAAAG CTCAGACACCGCGGCTGGTGCCTCCCACTGACCACAAAGTACCAGAGCAGCGAGACGAGGGCGCAGTACACTGGCTCTCCCAGCGGGGACCCGCGCGCTCCGGAATACTTCGGCCCCCAGCCCCCACAACTCGCAGACCACCACCGCGGGGGGCCTTCCCAG AACCCCGCGCTGTCTGGCCGGCCTTTCACAGTATCCGACCGGGGCGTCCTGGACCGCCGCCAGCTCTATCTAACCACCTCGGCGCGGGACTTTCGGTTCTATCCCAA GACGGAGCTGTCCGGATACCCCCGCAAGGACTCCCTGACCTACTGGAGCTTCGAAGGGACGCCCCAGGTCTGGGGCCACGGCCCGCAGAGGCCGCCCCGACCACCGCGGGTCCGCGTGCCGCGCGTCAGCCCGGTGACCTCGGCCATGCCGCACCGGGGCGCCCTGTCTCTGGCTCAGGAGTCTTACATCCCCCTGCTGCACCCGCTCCGGCGGCTCGACCGCTTCTGCCCGCTGGAAGCGCCCTGGGGCGGCCCGCACTGGAAGCCCCTGCGGGGCATCCACAGCGTGCCGAAAGCCTACAGTACCGAGAACTTCAGCTATGGCAGCTCGAAGCCGGCGCTGGTGTGA
- the LOC129020236 gene encoding stabilizer of axonemal microtubules 3 isoform X1 yields the protein MASGTLALCCGPACCRISATEVPGSRPSWHLTSSYVAHRIIPPIPFTPPTVQSTVADPLPPTAKQDSRIWAFDEVLSRWETTSGSAYVPKTHGWPCAQPRAPEPADPTRTVGIKDSGEKLRHRGWCLPLTTKYQSSETRAQYTGSPSGDPRAPEYFGPQPPQLADHHRGGPSQALIAWTQNPALSGRPFTVSDRGVLDRRQLYLTTSARDFRFYPKTELSGYPRKDSLTYWSFEGTPQVWGHGPQRPPRPPRVRVPRVSPVTSAMPHRGALSLAQESYIPLLHPLRRLDRFCPLEAPWGGPHWKPLRGIHSVPKAYSTENFSYGSSKPALV from the exons ATGGCCAGTGGCACCCTGGCTCTGTGCTGTGGCCCCGCTTGCTGTCGTATCTCTGCAACCGAGGTACCTGGATCCAGGCCCAGCTGGCATCTCACCAGCAGCTACGTTGCCCACCGCATTATCCCACCCATACCCTTCACCCCGCCCACGGTGCAG TCCACGGTCGCGGACCCTCTACCTCCGACTGCAAAGCAGGATTCTCGCATCTGGGCTTTCGACGAGGTCCTCAGCAGATGGGAGACAACCTCTGGCTCGGCCTACGTGCCCAAGACCCATGGCTGgccctgcgcccagcccagagccCCAGAGCCTGCAGACCCCACGCGGACTGTGGGGATCAAGGATTCAGGAGAAAAG CTCAGACACCGCGGCTGGTGCCTCCCACTGACCACAAAGTACCAGAGCAGCGAGACGAGGGCGCAGTACACTGGCTCTCCCAGCGGGGACCCGCGCGCTCCGGAATACTTCGGCCCCCAGCCCCCACAACTCGCAGACCACCACCGCGGGGGGCCTTCCCAG gctctaATCGCCTGGACGCAGAACCCCGCGCTGTCTGGCCGGCCTTTCACAGTATCCGACCGGGGCGTCCTGGACCGCCGCCAGCTCTATCTAACCACCTCGGCGCGGGACTTTCGGTTCTATCCCAA GACGGAGCTGTCCGGATACCCCCGCAAGGACTCCCTGACCTACTGGAGCTTCGAAGGGACGCCCCAGGTCTGGGGCCACGGCCCGCAGAGGCCGCCCCGACCACCGCGGGTCCGCGTGCCGCGCGTCAGCCCGGTGACCTCGGCCATGCCGCACCGGGGCGCCCTGTCTCTGGCTCAGGAGTCTTACATCCCCCTGCTGCACCCGCTCCGGCGGCTCGACCGCTTCTGCCCGCTGGAAGCGCCCTGGGGCGGCCCGCACTGGAAGCCCCTGCGGGGCATCCACAGCGTGCCGAAAGCCTACAGTACCGAGAACTTCAGCTATGGCAGCTCGAAGCCGGCGCTGGTGTGA